A single window of Nicotiana sylvestris chromosome 3, ASM39365v2, whole genome shotgun sequence DNA harbors:
- the LOC138887664 gene encoding uncharacterized protein has product MAIDMNVQELLVIGDSDLLIHQARGEWTTKNSKILPYLHHVHELRKRFTKMEFQPVPRIQNEFSDALATLSSMIQYPDKSFIDPISVKIHNQLAYCAHAEEEADEKPWFHDIKEYLAKGEYLELANPTQKCIFRRLSNNFFHSGGILYRRTPDLGFLRCVSAKEASRMLEDIHAGTCGPYMNSFVLEKKILRAGYFWVTMETDCIQYVQKCHRCEIHAGIIKVPPSELNTTSSLCPFAA; this is encoded by the coding sequence atggccattgacatgaacgttcaagagctgctagtgattggagattcagacttgcttatacatcaggcaCGGGGAGAATggacgaccaagaactccaagatactcccgtatctgcatcatgtacatgaattgagaaagaggttcacgaagatggaATTCCAGCCTGTTcctagaatccagaatgagttttccgatgcattggctaccctatcatctatgatacagtaTCCTGACAAGAgtttcattgatcccatttccgtgaaaatccataatcaactagcttactgtgcccatgctgaagaggaagcagacgaaaagccttggtttcatgatatcaaggaatatttggcaaagggagagTACCtggagcttgcaaatcctactcagaaatgcatatttcggagattgtccaacaacttctttcacagcggaggaatcctgtataggaggactcccgatttaggattcTTACGATGTGTCagcgcaaaggaagcatccaggatGCTAGAGGatattcatgctgggacctgcggtccatatatgaacagttttgtcttagaaaagaagatactccgggctggttacttttgggtgactatggaaacggactgcatccagtatgtccaaaaatgTCACCGCTGTGAGATACATGCAGGCAttataaaggtacctccaagcgagcttaacacaacaagctcactgtGTCCGTtcgccgcctag